Proteins from a genomic interval of Miscanthus floridulus cultivar M001 unplaced genomic scaffold, ASM1932011v1 os_2578_3, whole genome shotgun sequence:
- the LOC136535163 gene encoding enolase 2, producing the protein MATIQSVKARQIFDSRGNPTVEVDVCCSDGTFARAAVPSGASTGVYEALELRDGGSDYLGKGVSKAVNNVNSIIGPALIGKDPTAQTEIDNFMVQQLDGTKNEWGWCKQKLGANAILAVSLAVCKAGASIKKIPLYQHIANLAGNKQLVLPVPAFNVINGGSHAGNKLAMQEFMILPTGAASFKEAMKMGVEVYHHLKSVIKKKYGQDATNVGDEGGFAPNIQENKEGLELLKTAIEKAGYTGKVVIGMDVAASEFYNDKDKTYDLNFKEENNDGSQKISGDSLKNVYKSFVSEYPIVSIEDPFDQDDWVHYAKMTEEIGDQLQIVGDDLLVTNPTRVAKAISEKSCNALLLKVNQIGSVTESIEAVKMSKHAGWGVMTSHRSGETEDTFIADLAVGLATGQIKTGAPCRSERLAKYNQLLRIEEELGAAAVYAGAKFRAPVEPY; encoded by the exons ATGGCAACTATCCAGTCCGTGAAGGCGCGCCAGATCTTCGACAGCCGCGGTAACCCCACCGTTGAG GTCGATGTGTGCTGCTCAGATGGAACCTTTGCACGGGCTGCTGTTCCCAGCGGTGCATCAACTG GTGTTTATGAAGCTCTTGAGTTGAGGGATGGTGGATCTGACTACCTGGGCAAGGGAGTTTCTAAG GCTGTTAACAATGTGAACTCTATCATTGGACCTGCTCTTATTGGCAAG GACCCTACGGCTCAGACCGAGATTGACAATTTTATGGTTCAGCAGCTTGATGGCACTAAGAATGAGTGGGGATGGTGCAAGCAAAAG CTTGGTGCCAATGCCATCTTGGCTGTGTCGTTAGCTGTTTGCAAAGCCGGTGCTAGCATCAAGAAAATTCCTCTGTACCAG CACATCGCAAATCTTGCTGGCAACAAGCAATTAGTTTTGCCTGTCCCTGCATTtaatgtcatcaatggtggttcCCATGCTGGAAACAAGCTTGCTATGCAG GAGTTCATGATCCTGCCTACTGGAGCTGCCTCATTCAAGGAGGCTATGAAGATGGGTGTTGAAGTTTACCACCATCTCAAG TCTGTTATCAAGAAGAAGTATGGGCAGGATGCCACCAATGTTGGTGACGAGGGTGGTTTTGCTCCAAACATTCAG GAAAACAAGGAAGGACTTGAGCTCCTAAAGACTGCAATTGAGAAGGCTGGATACACCGGAAAG GTTGTCATTGGAATGGATGTTGCTGCTTCTGAGTTCTACAACGACAAGGACAAGACATATGACCTCAACTTCAAGGAGGAG AACAATGATGGTTCTCAGAAGATATCTGGAGACAGCTTGAAGAATGTATACAAGTCGTTTGTTAGTGAATACCCCATTGTCTCGATCGAAGATCCATTTGATCAGGATGATTGGGTTCACTATGCTAAGATGACTGAAGAAATTGGGGATCAACTGCAGATTGTTGGTGATGATCTCCTTGTCACCAATCCCACT AGGGTTGCAAAGGCTATCTCGGAGAAGTCATGCAATGCTCTTTTGCTCAAG GTTAACCAAATTGGATCTGTGACAGAGAGTATTGAGGCAGTGAAGATGTCAAAGCATGCTGGCTGGGGCGTGATGACCAGTCACAGGAG CGGTGAGACTGAGGATACATTCATTGCTGATTTGGCAGTTGGCTTGGCCACG GGCCAGATCAAGACGGGGGCTCCCTGTCGATCAGAACGTCTTGCTAAGTACAACCAG CTTCTTAGGATCGAGGAAGAGCTTGGTGCTGCTGCTGTCTACGCTGGTGCTAAATTCCGTGCACCTGTGGAGCCCTACTAA